The following coding sequences lie in one Actinomycetota bacterium genomic window:
- a CDS encoding PaaI family thioesterase → MIGDCNPSAPDVRLRFEDGRVRGTAHLTRRHVGPPGVAHGGVGAMIADQLVAVAPFVLGLTCVTRAMTVRYRRPIPLYRELTLEARCEQTADEAARAWCTISVDDDVVLEAEADMVVAMHVTRPDGRPGRR, encoded by the coding sequence GTGATCGGTGACTGCAACCCGTCGGCCCCCGACGTGCGCCTGCGCTTCGAGGATGGGCGGGTGCGGGGCACGGCCCACCTGACCCGCCGCCACGTCGGCCCGCCGGGCGTCGCCCATGGCGGGGTTGGGGCGATGATCGCCGACCAGCTGGTGGCGGTGGCGCCGTTCGTGTTGGGCCTGACATGTGTCACCCGTGCCATGACGGTGCGGTACCGCCGCCCCATCCCTCTCTACCGGGAGCTCACGCTCGAGGCGCGGTGCGAGCAGACCGCCGACGAGGCGGCGCGCGCGTGGTGCACGATCTCGGTGGATGACGACGTCGTGCTCGAAGCCGAGGCGGACATGGTGGTGGCGATGCACGTGACCCGCCCCGATGGGCGGCCGGGCCGGCGATGA